The stretch of DNA tctcctgctcaTGTCTGGCTAATGTCCAGTGAAATACAATCAAAGGTATTAATGGCTCTGCCCCGCAGCCCACTCACCTGAGAATGTCCCCTTGCTGAGACACTCTTTTATCCGATTGGCTTTCCTGACGTGAAAGGCTTTCGTAATCTCCTGGTTCATGAAGGCTTCCTTGTTCATGATGTTTTCCACCATCATCCTCAAATCGAACATCTCTAGGACCTCTGCGATCTGAGCCAGGCCCACCaaatccttttccttttcatccAGTTGTCCTGTATAAAGAAACTGGAGCAGGGTCCGAAAAGGGCCTGGCTGGACTGAGGCGTCCATCCTGACTACAGTCACAGGGCCCACCCGCTTTGAAATGGggttgacttgcatttccctgtgCATGCCAATGAACCCCTTACTCCAGTCGGCCAACGTCTGTGTCTCAGGGACTGCACCCTCGGCTTCCAGCCCCAGAGCCTCCACTAGGCTCTTGTTTGAGGACTTCCACTGCTCGGCCTGAGGTGTCCTAGGCGGaccctcctccctttcctcctctgggTCGACACTCAATATCTGCTCCTGGAAATctctgctctgcttctctttctcaCAAGCTCCTTCACTCCAATTTGGGGATTCTTCACATTCCATTAAAAACAGATCATAAAATTTGGAAGAAGAGGTAGCAAGGTAAATTCGATGTGCAAAGATGTGTTCCTGGTCCTGAAGGATGAACAGAACATCGGCACACAGAGGATTGTCCAGTAAACAGGCAGCTTCACTTGTCCCCATGGAAGGACACTCTGGAATTTTGATGACCGGTGGAGGGGCTTTTGGAGGTAGGAAGGGTGCCTGAAGTAAAGGTTTCTGGACTTTCTTTAAGTGGGATTTCCAGAATTGCAGGTGCCTGCGGGAAATCAGCGCTGCTCGGATTGCATTGTCAAACACATCCTTGATCCCAAACTGGTCAAACACGCTTGTTTCATAGTATGGTATGCCAAGTTCCTTCGCTACCTCTCGGCCTTTTTCTGGGGGCAAAATATCCCCTCTCTTTATGGGCCtgaaatagaacattttaaaaattataatcagcgttattttaggaaaaaaatagttaGCAGGGCCTATCTAAGCACCTAATGGAACTATACACTGAAAACTCTAGTCAGGCTTTTAGTCGCTGGAAAAATCCGCCACCATCTCAAGTCTTTCAACTGGAGCTATGATTGCAGGAGTTATGATTGCAGGAAAAAATaatgctttcaaatatttcagagTTTCAATGCACAAAATTTGTGAAGCTTATCCATAAATATTCCatgtttttatgttattataaatggcattgtttttaaactttattttccaatTGTTCATTTCTTAGTTTAtacaaatacaattgatttttgtgtattggcCTTTTATCCTGTTATTTTGctaaattaatatgttaattcTGATAGCTTTTTTTGTAGACTCCTTAGAACTTTTCATTTACATGACCATGTGCCTAAATAGGGAGAGTTTTACTTCTTCAAAAAACTGCTCTCAGCAGTAACCACAGTAACTGAAGTATCATCCCTTTACTAGCTATTTaatcttgggtaagttacttaacctcattAAACATAAGTTTTTCcaactgtaaaacaggaataataataataatgagtaaTCATATCTTGAAGAACTATTGAAAGGTTTACATTATTAGCATGACTATGCTAAGCATAGTATTTGGTCCACAGTAAGTGCctgataaatgttagctgttatcaTCATTATCACTATTCTCTTCATCACCTTCATCTTTATCAACAGCATCTTATGCTTGAATTTTactttataactttaaaatgcattcatatacatttttcatttgagCCTCACAATAGCCCTGTGAGGTATTATTTCTGTTCTACattctgaggaaactgaggcagaaaggtTAAAGGGTTTGTCCGAGGTCACATTTGCAGGCTGCTGAGAGACTTCTATTAAGCAATGAGAGTCAAGACTTTCCCACTCCTAATCTCTGCTGCATTTTGTGAATTCTCTTTCAAaccctcctcttcttttttcctccaatcCCTTCTTCAAGCCGTCATCATCTTTTGCTTAGACTGGTGTATCAGCCCCTTAACTAATCTTTCTTCACACCCACTCCCCACATTTTGGTCCAAAGTCCTCACTGTTGTAAGAAAAGTCCTTACATAAAATAGCTATGACTTGGCGGCAGTTCTGTTTTAACTTCCTCTGATTTCACAAAGCCCCTGGAATAAAGTCCGTACCCTTTAGGTTGGCACACAAGTCCAATTTACAATCTAATCAAACCCTGAGAGGACAAATCTTTGGAAACAGTAGACTCAGGACAGTGCTGGGGTTATGGCATAACCATGGTAAAAGCATAGATGGGTTCCAGAACACAGGCAGGAAGTACTTTGTTGTGACACTCATTACAAACACTTGCTTGATTCTAACACATACCCTTAGGAACTTATCTTCTTATATAAATATTTGGCCTTCAACACCAAAGGTAATATATAGGATAGACACTGGTCTTAGGAGGAAAAAGATGATACTGGATAGAATTTGGAGTTGACGACTTAGATGGAAAGGAGGGGAAATTATAGGGTGTGGACAAAGGTGGAAGGGACGTGCAGGGAAGAAGGTTTAACTTAAAAGTTTGCCCCTGTGAGCATTGTATTCCTTGTTCTTAAGCCTGACTTGAAATTTACCAACTGATGAAACTCTTCAAGGCTTAGCTCAGATACAAACTCCTTCACAAAATCTTAGAATTGCTCCGTAGAAGGGATTGTCCTCTCCACTGTTCTCTACAGCTCTGCAACTCTCCTCCAgtccatgactgtgaggcctgaTTATCATAACCTACTCTTTTTATACAGAAAGTTGCCGAGGCCAGGACAGTCTCTCATTTACTGTGGTCTTCCTAACCTCTATGTGGCTCCTAATATTCAATTCCTAGTCCATGCATTGAAGAACAGAAGGATTGTGGAAACTGAATATAAAGTGTTTTTAGAAATGTAATGCAAAACATACCTAGAACATCAGAAATTGTCTAAAGAAAGCACCATTTACTTTTGCTTGGAGAGAATAAAAAGTTGTGtcaatataaaattttgtaataAGCCTATTAGGTAAATGTCAAaataagattttgtttgtttttgttgctgtttgctttttttttttttttttttttgagacagggtctcgttctgtcacccaggctggtgtgcagtggtgcaaccatggcccgctgcagccttgtcctcccaggttcaggtgatcctcccacctcagcctctcaagtagctgagtgCATCACTAGTCCTGGTTgatcttttttttacttttatttttctagtgacgtggtctcactatgttgcccaggctggtttcaaactcctggcgtcaagtgatcctcccaccttggcctcctgaaatgttgggtttacaggcgtgagccactgtgcccagcctagaggaAGGTATTAATATCAAAAGTTTTTGAAAAGGAATGCTCTGCAGCCAAAAAgttcaacataaaaataaaaacataaaaagttgtttattttataaagggGATTTGAGGGAGctcacattttaagaaatgtatttccctccatatggtttggctatgtcgccactcaaatctcatcttgaattgtagttccgaTAATACCCATGTGtgatgggagggacccggtgaaaggtaactgaatcatgggggcggcttcccccatgctattctcataatagtgagtaaattctcacgagatctgatggttttataaagggcatcCCCCTTTGCTcggttctcattcttctctctcctacaGCCATGcaaagaagaatgtgttttcttcccctctgcatgattgtaaatttcctgaggcctccgcagTCATGCTaacctgtgagtcaattaaacctctttcttttatacatCACTCAGTCTTAACTAtctctttattagcagcatgagaatggactaatataccccACCAAAATCAAtatctacattttatatatactgaAACAAATTCTCCTTCAAGTTGTATTTTACATTTgtgatacttaaaaatataaccactagagagatttaaaaagcagtatttgtttgttttgcaactATAGgtccaaattattttcaaaaagtggACAGTGTCATCTTGAGAATGAAATACTGTAACAGGTTGGACTGAGGAATACAAGGAAGATGAAAAACACTtcaatatgtgtgtttgtatgaaTCTGATGTTCTCTGGAGTCCAGATACCTCTAAgtgttaattaattttattgtaataattataatttcaagGATGACGTTATTATGAGTAACCAACATTTTGTCTAATACTTTAtgcttttcaaagtgcttttatTCACATCCTTTCATAATTAGAGAATTTACTTCAAGTGCTGTCCAATCATTTGACAAAAATGAGTTCTGACACCAGAGATGATGGTGCCTGTTAGAAGGGCTCAGGGCACACCCCTCATGATTCATGGGCTGACTTAAAGCCCATGGCTGATTGATGGGATCCAGGAGTGTTGAAGAGCAGAACACCAGGCTACAGAGACACCTGCTGCCTGTAAATTTTAACTTGGCCAGGACAGGGAAACACTGACTCCCTCGGCTTACCTTGCTAATGGGCGCCTGGCTCGATTAACAGCTTCCAGGTCGGCATAGCGGAGATCGAGCTGGCACCCAACAAGGACAACAGGTGTTCGAGGGCAAAAGTGCTTGATTTCTGGATACCACATGCTTTTCACATGATTTAGGGAATTGGGATTAGCGATTGAAAAACAGAGGACCACAACATCGGACCTAAAAGGAAATCACAAAAGAAGCTTGTATtgccttttaacatttctttttcttttaccattATAGTTCCTCCCAAACCCCATCCTTCTAATGCCATCTCAtgtcacagttaaaaaaaaaagaaaagaccagatATTAAAACACATCTTGGAGTCATGCAAACAGCCTGATAAGCCCCCACATTCCAGCACCAACACAGCCTAACAGTTCATGTCCATATTGCACTGCAGAATGCTGATGCATTGACGTTTCCGATGAAGTTTTTTTATGGTAGAGATGATAACCCAAACTTGTCTCAGTCCTGGAACCACAACATGCTGAACTATTTCTCTTCATCACAAGAAATAgtttcaagagaaaagaaaataatacaaactacCTTTCACCAGTTTAAACAACATAAAGGTGATGATGACTCATCCCAATGAGATAAAGCAAACAGTTTAAACATTACTGAAAATGTAACAAGTATTTGCTGTACAGGGTCAGCAAATACACAGAAGGATTTCTGCCCTTCTTCCCACTTATGCACACATGTAGACAGCATAGCCACTTATCTGTTTCCgaaaagaaaaatcctgaatTTGCAGGAATTTTCACTCTTTACTAAGTAAGGCAAGAAGGTAATATTTAACATGTAACTAGGCAAGAATTAGATTGATGGCTAACAAGATGAGAAAATATTGGAAGCAGATTTCTCAAATGTTACATGAGATACAAAGCAGGtatatggggaaaagaaaaactgctttATAGTAAATTTTGACATGAGGGTCTTCCATTTTTACATCATAACTTACCATTCTAGAAGTCAAAGAACTATTTTACAAAACAGTTGTCCAATTATGGTGTTTGACAAATATCTGCTAAAAGGTATCCTTCACAGGAATTATAAACCATCATTCTAGGTTAAAATGTGCTGAATGATGACTTTCAAAACACTGAGGCAAAAGGATATAAAGAGTAAGAAAAGTTACGCCCAAGGATTCAAGACTATCTTGTGGCtaaattcagaaataaactcttatAGTTTCATTTGATGTTAATTTATTGCCTTTATTGTTTATGTAATGAGAAGAATCAAGTTGATGAATCAAAACACCTTCCTTTTAAATCATTAATGAGCTTTCCCCCCTACATATCAATGAAGCCAAACAAATATACGCAGGCAaccataaaatttctaaaaataatcatTTGCAATGCAGAAAACTGTAGGGTGCTTACATTAAATGTAATTCACAAGCTGTGTCTTTAAATTTATATCCAAGAAAAGCTGCACCAGACCACAACAAATAGAGGAGAAAATCCTgagattaaaatatttccaaattataaaAGAGGACCTAGGACTTAAAGCAGATGAATGTATTAATCTGAATGTTCAGAATCATCTTGAATAAAGATACCAAGATTCTTGGATGCTGGGATAATATGAGTgaaaatatgcataaataaataaatgaaaaggaaacgtCTTGTCTTTGGGATTCTGATTTACTTAGTGAAATATTCTGTGCTCAGTCTTACTTACAATCAGCATAAATAACAGTATCCAGTAAAGCCAAGAATgctttgaattttacattttttatgggCTGAGTTTTCTATTATTCATAATCCTATTTATATCAGGTATCTGATGAGACTCTGCTATAAGCTTCATTCTGATCATAAAATAAAGCCACCAAGAATTTTGGCACAGTGAGAATAGAATGAGAATATCTGAGgttcaaaattatacaaaaagatTTGAGGAAATATATCCAGCACCTAAATGTGTTATAATACGTATAAAATAGTTCTAATTGGTGCCTTCTATTTCCCTATTAAGGCACATGGCTCTAAGGGGAATCGTTCTCAGAGCTTAATTTATGTGACAGACATGTAGCTAAATGTCAATTCTGTTCTCTAATTTTATGATACAGCATGTGAGGTTTTGAAATCAGAGCTAGCTTGGTTGTCAAGGTTACCATGATAACACTCATGGTATTGAACACATACTAGCTGCTATCCATATGACCTGTAAACAAGTACAGACAGGACCTTGGGGGTTGGAAAAAAAGGAATCTTGTGATGATAGCAGCACAATGCCATCACACAATACAGGTCCTGAGGGTCCAACTTCTAACTATGTCACATCAATATTTAAATGCATGAAATGCCATTGGAAAGCTGGAAAGATAATTCAATGTCCTATAAATATTTTGcctcaaaataatgataaagaaaagaggttgtgCTGAGAGCAATACTAACTCTGAAGATAAAATAACTTATTGAGTCAAAATTCTATTTGTATATCAGAATAAAGGTCTTTTTTTCATATTCACATTTAGGTGCTATAAGAATCTGTGCTCATTATTTTACACTGAAAgcagttaaaaaataagataattctttttttttttttttttttgagacagagttttgctcttgttgcccaggctggagtgcaatggcatgatctcagctcaccgcaacctctgcctcccaggttcaagtgattctcctgattcagtctcctgagcagctgggattacaggcatgtgccaccatgcccagctaattttgtatttttagtagacagggggtttctccatgttgatcaggcttgtctcgaactcccgacctcaggtgatccacccacctcggcctcccaaagtgctgggattacaggcgtgagccaccacacccggcccaagaTCATATTTTAAGTACCACAGTGCTTAAATGTCTTTTGGTTAACCTTGTTGATCTAAATACAAATGTAAGTTAAGAAAACTTCATATAAAGATTACATAAAATTCTATTCTTAAGGTCTGCCATATGAATGTAACTCCCTAAAACCAAGTTTAACCAAAAGGCTGAGCATTGGGAATCAATGGACACAGTGACAGAGCTATAGAAAGATGTTGCTTTGATGCATTTCTCCTTACCAACATTCTTTTCTAATTCCTAATTCTCAACACACCAGTATCCTCTGtgatataaacacatatacaatCAAGTAACTATTTTCAGAATGCCATTTATTCTCTCTAGATTttgagccatttttttttaaatctagtcaAAGAAGGCACAAGACCTGCAGCTAAGAATATCTCCAGCTTTAGGCATAATGCCAAGGAACTAGagatattaaataacttttaatcAAAACATACATTCCCATGTGGAGACTGTTCAATGTCTGACATAAGCTTGTGTTTAAAAAATACCATTCCtctgaaagataaaaagaaacaggcaAGTTCTAGCATTTCTATTTCCATGGCTCtgttacattttttaactttgaagagtcagtttaaaaataattgggaGTGGTGAGTGTGATGAGGACATTCTCACATATCAGGCATAGGGTTAGTCTAGAAATGACCTCAGGGGTCCTGTTTCAGCtgtaaaaagaatcaaataggatTTAAATGGAGTCCTGCAGCTATTTGGGGTAGAAAGCATAAGAATTTGAGAATGCAGAGGCAGAGTACAGGGTACATGAGATTGTAAACTCCAGAACCTGAATACTGAGAAGGGGTAGGAAGGAGTTTgcaatatttattgtatttacttttattacatatttaaagtttCACTGGGCTAAACAGTTTTATTAGAGAAAGCCCGAATTACAAAGGACTTCAGGGTATATGGTCTTAGCTGCTTGCCCACGGAATGTTTATATCTTAGGGAAAAATGACTTCTTCTTTCTAAGGAGAACATATCAGTATAAAAATTTCACTGGGTACTAACACATCAAATAATGTCCATGAAATAGTGTTTTGActagtcaagtcaaaaacaatctgaaataaattgaaatgttGAAACAATTGGGCATCTTGTTTCATAGAGTGAATCAGAGAGACCAAGTCATCCAAAAATGCCTGAGCTGATAAAGCCAAGCTCAGCTGCATCAGTTTTACTTCAGAtattaaacaaaccaaaaaagcacgtttttttttcagttatctttCGAGGGGAACACTGGCCAAAGATAGCATGTGAAAGATTGGCAAGGATATCTGAATAACATAAGGAGTACATGCAAAGTTGGGACCAATCTTTGTTggaggattaaagaaaaaaaaaatccaaaaaaagtgCATCTTACCCACATATCTTGGCCCTAGCTAGACTTTGAACAGCAAAATACCACACACGTTCTCAGAGACTGTCTTTATAATGTCTACAGTCAAATATAGCAGAGTCAGTGGGAAAAGATCGGAGAAGCAACCAGAAGCTAAACTTTTTTTCCAATCTGAAATACCAAATTCATCCTTTGAAGACGTGGTCAGAAAAGGGTTGATAATCAGTAACAAACTTTTATTGTTAAATGAATTTTCTTCTAAGTTCTTTCCTGTCACAAAAGTACTCTGTTTTCTTAGTTTGACTTTCCTTTTCCGGTCCCATCTATTTTGCCACTATCATCCAGCTGAGGAGCTGTGGGCCTTGGGTTTTCTTACCTGGTTAAGTGAAAGAATAATTCTGACATCATCTTTTTATCTAGAAACTTCAGATCAGGTCATTTTTATAGGCAATGAGGACGGTGGACTCCACCGAGTTCTCCAGAAAGCTGTGAGTGGGACAGCCAAACGCCCTTCTCCAGTGTGTCTGAGTCTGGTTGGGTCTCTTGATACATTAACACTTGGTGACCAAGAATAAGctaataattatgtatatatatgtgtgtatatatataattttttttgagatggagtcttgctctgttgcccaggctggagttaagtggctcaatcttggcttactgtaacctctactgcccgggttcaagcaactctcctgcctcagcctcctgagtagcttggattacaggtgcatgaccacgcctggctaattttttgtatgtttagtagagatggggtttcaccatgttggccaggttggtcttgaactcctgaccttgtgatcttctcACCTCGGCTTcgcaaagcgctgggattacaggtgtgagccactgcgcctggttgcTAATAATTATATTTACCCAAGTTCTGCTTGAAGTATATCCTTTTAATGTACATTTGTACAAATTCTTTGTTCTGTGGTAGGATCCCACCTCTTTATATGTCATCATTGactattattacttattttttttgggAGAGACTCCACATATCCAGCATATGGGCAGACATTGTGGTCACATTTTAATGGGCTTCTTTTTTTTGTCACTGTGCATGAGTCCCCCTCTGGCAAAGATTCAAGTAGGAGTGTCTGACCTCCTTCCTTGGGGCTTCAAGCTTCTTTTTCCCTGCTGGTAACTGAGGTAGGTTCTTTacagaaacattttcaaaaccaTTCATGTTGACAACATATCTTTCATGCATATAGTCTGACAGGGCTATGCAAACAGACAGATCAAAACAGCACAAAACAGCTGGGAGCATGGCAGAGAAAAGGAATGTGTAACACGTGGCTTTGGAAAATTTTAGTAGGGGAGCAGCCCAGTGTGTATGAGATGCAGAGGGAGTTGTCAGTGATGGTGCACATAACCACCAGGAGATGAATGGCCGTGTAAGCTCATACTCATGGAGGATGGAGAGGCCTGTAGGGGAGCGCCTGGCGGGGGATCTGGGGAGAGCAGGGCAAACCATGCAGCGCCCTGGATGTGAGCAGAGAAATCAAGTCAATACTTTACCAATAGCGTGAGGCTTCTTAAGTACAGATGTTATGTGGGGAAAACTGTCAAAACATCCTGAAATATATCCAGATTTGGGAGTGATTAGCATGTGCAACTATTTTTTTCCAAGCCCGTATCTGCATGTTTAGTAGGAAGCAATATTTTAAACCAGTCTTCCACCACCCTCTGAAAGTGGGGCCAAAGCAATGCATGCTCTTAAGTGCAGGGAAGTCACATCAACATCCCAGCAATGCCACCAAACCCTAAGATAgatactattaggttggtgcaaacgtaattgcattgaaagcaatggcaaaacccgcaattacgtttgcaccaacctaatacttgaGTCTTAGAAATGGTTGGTTCTACCATCATAGTACAAATATCACAGGGGGCAATGGCCTTGCCAAAGAAGGTTGTGGGTTATCATTCAATGAAATCAGGCCATTTtccacccaaaatctcattttctatACCTGGCAAACCATACTCCCTTTAGTATATTCTTACACCTCACGTAATCATCAGAAGTTGAATGCATGTGAAATTGCGTGAAgcacaaataatttattaaaagaaacagCTTAAACAGTCTCACTTAACTCCTGGTCAACGAATGCAGGAGGCACTGAAGTAAAGAAGGCTTGTTAAACAGAAGAAAGTGAAACTGtggtaataaattccctttcaACTCCATCTGGAGTTCACACTCCTCTTTGGCATTCCCTGAAGCTAAATGACTGAGGAACTTCCTTCCTAAAGTTTTCATGTTTTCTCCTGAGGGCAAGTTGCACATATAAGAAAACTTCAGTGTCAGCTACAATGCTATATGGGAGGTTTCTGGGATTAACCTCCCTGACTCTTCTGAGACCAAACTGGGTAAACCAGCACGATCATTTGATCACGATGACAAAGGGACTCTACCCAGCGTCCTTGGCAACTCTCCTTGAATCAGTAAAGGTATCAGGAATGGTCAAGTCACTTATCCAGTATTATTCATCAACCATCTAATCGTTTCTTGCAGAAATAGTAACTGAgaacctactgtgtaccaggtactcttctagacattggggATAGAGTGATTAGTAAAAGACACAAACTGCTGTCCTTGTCGCACTTGTCCTCATTATGTCTACATTCTAGtgaagacagacaataaagaagaaaaaatatttaaaacaggtAGTGCTAAGtgctaattagaaaataaagcagggaaaggGGACAGACATATTGGGGAGCAAAAATTGCTGTTGAAAATGAGGTAGCTAGGGAGGGCCTcgctgagaaggtgacatttccAGAAGCcctggagaaagggagggagtcAATACGCCAGTGTGTGGGGGAAGAACCTAGCAGAAGAGGAAACAGTTAGAGCAAAAGCCCGAGGTAGGAGCTTGCCTGCAGTGCCCGCCCTGGGGGAAGGGACCATGCCATTCTGCTGGAGCACAGTCGTGAGGGGAAACTGAAGTCTTTGAGCAGAACGTCGTGATATAATTTATGTTTGAACAGCGTCAGTCCATTGCTTTAATGAGAATGGACTAAACTGGTGGCAAGGTAGGAGTGGGAGAGGATGGGGAGGGTCAGGGGATAGGGAGGGAAAGGCAGGAAGAAGCAGAGGACCAGTTAAGAGGTAAGAATCCCGAAAGAGA from Papio anubis isolate 15944 chromosome 11, Panubis1.0, whole genome shotgun sequence encodes:
- the RHOBTB1 gene encoding rho-related BTB domain-containing protein 1 isoform X2 translates to MDADMDYERPNVETIKCVVVGDNAVGKTRLICARACNTTLTQYQLLATHVPTVWAIDQYRVCQEVLERSRDVVDEVSVSLRLWDTFGDHHKDRRFAYGRPIKRGDILPPEKGREVAKELGIPYYETSVFDQFGIKDVFDNAIRAALISRRHLQFWKSHLKKVQKPLLQAPFLPPKAPPPVIKIPECPSMGTSEAACLLDNPLCADVLFILQDQEHIFAHRIYLATSSSKFYDLFLMECEESPNWSEGACEKEKQSRDFQEQILSVDPEEEREEGPPRTPQAEQWKSSNKSLVEALGLEAEGAVPETQTLADWSKGFIGMHREMQVNPISKRVGPVTVVRMDASVQPGPFRTLLQFLYTGQLDEKEKDLVGLAQIAEVLEMFDLRMMVENIMNKEAFMNQEITKAFHVRKANRIKECLSKGTFSDVTFKLDDGAISAHKPLLICSCEWMAAMFGGSFVESANSEVYLPNINKISMQAVLDYLYTKQLSPNLDLDPLELIALANRFCLPHLVALAEQHAVQELTKAAMSGVGIDGEVLSYLELAQFHNAHQLAAWCLHHICTNYNSVCSKFRKEIKSKSADNQEYFERHRWPPVWYLKEEDHYQRVKREREKEDIALNKHHSRRKWCFWNSSPAVA
- the RHOBTB1 gene encoding rho-related BTB domain-containing protein 1 isoform X3: MWYPEIKHFCPRTPVVLVGCQLDLRYADLEAVNRARRPLARPIKRGDILPPEKGREVAKELGIPYYETSVFDQFGIKDVFDNAIRAALISRRHLQFWKSHLKKVQKPLLQAPFLPPKAPPPVIKIPECPSMGTSEAACLLDNPLCADVLFILQDQEHIFAHRIYLATSSSKFYDLFLMECEESPNWSEGACEKEKQSRDFQEQILSVDPEEEREEGPPRTPQAEQWKSSNKSLVEALGLEAEGAVPETQTLADWSKGFIGMHREMQVNPISKRVGPVTVVRMDASVQPGPFRTLLQFLYTGQLDEKEKDLVGLAQIAEVLEMFDLRMMVENIMNKEAFMNQEITKAFHVRKANRIKECLSKGTFSDVTFKLDDGAISAHKPLLICSCEWMAAMFGGSFVESANSEVYLPNINKISMQAVLDYLYTKQLSPNLDLDPLELIALANRFCLPHLVALAEQHAVQELTKAAMSGVGIDGEVLSYLELAQFHNAHQLAAWCLHHICTNYNSVCSKFRKEIKSKSADNQEYFERHRWPPVWYLKEEDHYQRVKREREKEDIALNKHHSRRKWCFWNSSPAVA
- the RHOBTB1 gene encoding rho-related BTB domain-containing protein 1 isoform X1, with product MDADMDYERPNVETIKCVVVGDNAVGKTRLICARACNTTLTQYQLLATHVPTVWAIDQYRVCQEVLERSRDVVDEVSVSLRLWDTFGDHHKDRRFAYGRSDVVVLCFSIANPNSLNHVKSMWYPEIKHFCPRTPVVLVGCQLDLRYADLEAVNRARRPLARPIKRGDILPPEKGREVAKELGIPYYETSVFDQFGIKDVFDNAIRAALISRRHLQFWKSHLKKVQKPLLQAPFLPPKAPPPVIKIPECPSMGTSEAACLLDNPLCADVLFILQDQEHIFAHRIYLATSSSKFYDLFLMECEESPNWSEGACEKEKQSRDFQEQILSVDPEEEREEGPPRTPQAEQWKSSNKSLVEALGLEAEGAVPETQTLADWSKGFIGMHREMQVNPISKRVGPVTVVRMDASVQPGPFRTLLQFLYTGQLDEKEKDLVGLAQIAEVLEMFDLRMMVENIMNKEAFMNQEITKAFHVRKANRIKECLSKGTFSDVTFKLDDGAISAHKPLLICSCEWMAAMFGGSFVESANSEVYLPNINKISMQAVLDYLYTKQLSPNLDLDPLELIALANRFCLPHLVALAEQHAVQELTKAAMSGVGIDGEVLSYLELAQFHNAHQLAAWCLHHICTNYNSVCSKFRKEIKSKSADNQEYFERHRWPPVWYLKEEDHYQRVKREREKEDIALNKHHSRRKWCFWNSSPAVA